The Microscilla marina ATCC 23134 genome has a segment encoding these proteins:
- a CDS encoding DUF7691 family protein, protein MSYHVAAYLVSGQRLEALTKGKSQLAEVWKDVEAGEHTKRFAQSLDEGFADDFKDGCPDTYRALLTLMQGKAQEATEWEYMYGYALQLLCETYGQALTNDGFTELTSVEYLLDLEVFSAKVLNFRVYDDFFAMPPALPLPLSEYPMVGFLPLSRAKPLAKGFVELNLEHPEFGEGLSTLQSWVDHMLTEKKDLITFFY, encoded by the coding sequence ATGAGCTATCATGTAGCGGCTTATTTGGTAAGTGGACAACGTCTTGAGGCACTTACCAAGGGTAAAAGCCAGTTGGCGGAAGTATGGAAAGACGTAGAAGCTGGCGAACATACTAAAAGATTTGCCCAAAGTCTGGACGAAGGTTTTGCCGATGACTTTAAGGATGGTTGCCCTGATACTTATCGGGCTTTGCTTACGCTAATGCAAGGAAAAGCACAGGAAGCAACCGAGTGGGAGTATATGTATGGTTATGCCCTACAGTTACTCTGTGAAACTTATGGGCAAGCCCTGACCAACGATGGTTTTACTGAGCTTACGTCGGTAGAATACCTGCTTGACTTAGAGGTGTTTAGTGCCAAGGTATTGAATTTTAGGGTGTATGACGACTTTTTTGCCATGCCGCCTGCCTTGCCTTTGCCCTTAAGCGAATACCCAATGGTGGGTTTTTTACCATTGAGCCGAGCCAAGCCGCTTGCCAAAGGGTTTGTTGAACTAAACCTTGAGCATCCTGAGTTTGGCGAAGGCTTGTCTACTTTGCAAAGCTGGGTAGACCACATGTTGACTGAAAAAAAGGATTTGATTACATTTTTTTATTGA